The Sphingomonas bisphenolicum genomic interval CGCGGATCGGTTCTACGCCACGGCGCTGCACGAGCTGGGGCACTGGACTGGCCACCCCAACCGCCTTGACCGGGATTTGGCGCACCCGTTCGGTTCGGAAGGCTATGCCCGCGAAGAATTGCGGGCCGAGATTGCGAGCCTCATAACCGGGCAGGAATTGCAGATCGGCCACGACCCGGAGCAGCACGCGGCCTATGTCGGATCATGGATCAAAGTCCTTGAGGAAGACCCGCTTGAGATTGTCCGTGCCGCATCGGACGCCGAGAAGATTCACACCTATGTTCTGGCGCTGGAACAAAAACAGGTTCAGCAGGTCGAGCAGGCACACGACCATACGCAATATTTCGTCAGCAACGAAAATACGCTTTGCTATCAGCAGCCGGGCATGGCGATGTTGGGCGTTCTTGCCAGCAATATAGACGGGCGCAACCCGATTAACGGGCCATTCTATGCCAGTCCGCTAGATCAAATCCGGCCTGCCACGCGCGAGGATTTTGACAGGTTCCGCGTTACTCTACCGCCAGACTTCCAGCAGGCGCAGGAGTATCGCCAGAATGATCTTGATGAGGGCGATCGGCTTGCGGTCGCGGACATGGCCAAGACTGTTCAAGCCTATGAGGAGTGGCAGAACGGCCCCCATTTCGAGGGGAACGAGGAAGCGGACCTAGTAATATCCGACGACCTCAATATGGAGCTGGACGAGCGTATAAAGGCCGCCTTCGCCAGACCGGGGCTTGCGGCGGCGCTCAATGCCTCCGGGTTTACGGTCGAGCGGCTGACAGACCATAGCGGCGACAGATGGGCCGCCGCAGCCGGGGCCGTTGCCGCCATAGGCGATCCTATACCGGAGCCGCAGCAGCACTATTCCGACCGCACTTTGCGCGCGCTGATCGACAAGCACGGTTGGGAGCCGGTTGATAGTGGCGGGCCGATGCACACCGTTCGACGGCAATTTGAGGGCGTCGGGCCGATCGGCACGATGATAACCCCGAACGGCGAGCGAAACCTTATGGCGGGCTATTCCGCAGATAGCGAACGCCGCCGCTATATCGCCTTGTCGCTTGGGCCGAACCAGATCACCGATTTTGACGGCCGCGACCAGAACCCGGAGGACGTTGCCCGCCTTGTCAATTTGAAGGCCGAGCAATATGCCGATGAGCGCCGCGAGCGGCAGGGCTTGGCCCCTCTCTATGCGGTCAATTCGCCGCCCTTGGGCATCGCCGCGACCGACCAGCGGGACGCCGCGCCAGAGCCTTCCACCCGCACATATCTTGCGGTCCCCTATCGGGAAAAGGACGAGGCGAAAGCCTTGGGCGCGAAATGGGATAAGGCCGAAAAGTCGTGGTATGTTCCGGCAGGCGCTAATGTCGAGCCGTTCCAGAAATGGCTTTCAAGCGCCGTAGAGGCACCCGCAGGAGATCTAGGCCAATCGCTCCCCGGCGAGCGCGCGCAGCGCCCCACGGCCCCGGAGCAGCCGCAGGAAGGGCAAACGATGCAGGAAACCCCGCGACAGGCACGCGAATATCTGGCGGTGCCTTATGGCGAACGAACCCTTGCCAAAGCCAACGGCGCGAAATGGGATGCCGCTCGCAAGAGCTGGTATGCGCCGGAGGGCGCGGACCCGGAGAAGCTGGCGCGCTGGAAAATAGACAATCAGCCGCGCCAGAAGGAGGCGAAAAGCCCGGAGGTCGAATTTGCCGACGCGATGAAATCTCTTGGCCTTGAGGTTCCCGCAGGGCACCCGATGATGGACGGCAAGACCCACCGCGTTCCGGCACAGGGCGATGGAAAGGGCGAGGTGGCGGGTTTCTATGTCGCCTTCACCGATGGCCACCCAGCGGGCTACATCAAGAACAACCGTTCGGGGCTGGATATGCGATGGAAAAGCACCGGCTACACGTTGAGCGAGGAGGAAAAGGCCCGGTTGAACGCCGAGGCCGCCACCAAGCGAGAGGAGCGCGAGCGGGAGCGGGCGGCGACATATGATGCGACGGCCGAGCGCGTGCAGCAGCGCGCCGCGCAATGCCGTCAGATCGAGCAGGCAACGCCCTACATGGAGAGGAAGGGTATTGCGCCGACGATCGGCGCGCTCGCCAGCGCCAGCGATACTACAATCCACCTTCCGGCGATCGACACCAGCGGCAAGCACTGGACGACGCAATATATTCAGGAAGACGGCACGAAGCGTTTTGCGAAGGAGAGCCACAAGGAAAGCTGTTTCCATGTGGTCAACGGGGGCGTGACGCCGCAGGCCGCACTAGCCGCGCTCGACAAGGCCCCGCGCATTATGATTGGCGAAGGCTACGCGACGATGGCGACCGTCTCTAGCGTGGTGGACCATGCGACCGTCGCGGCGTTCGATTCCGGCAACCTCCCCGCCGTCGCAGCCGCGTTGCGCGAGCGTTACCCCGACAAGCCGATTTTCATCATGGGCGAGGACGATCAGCGCGTCTTGGAGAAATTCGGCTACAATCCCGGCAAGGAGAAGGCGACCCAAGCGGCGCAGGCCGTGAACGGCGTTCCGGTCTTCCCGACCTTCGCCCCCGGCGAGCAGCAGGCCGACCCGGCACGCTTCACCGACTTCAACGACTTGCAGCAGAACAGCCGCTTGGGCCGTGAAGGCGCGGTGCGCCAGATCAGGGCGGCGATCGAGAACCCGCGTCAGCAGGAGCGGGAGGCTCCCCGGATCAAGCTGGACGACGAACGCGAAAGGAAGCGTTCCGGGCCGGTTATCGGAGACGATCAACCGGCCCAGCGCCGCAGCGTTCGACGCTAGATCAAGCGGAAACCAACTTCCTAGAATAGTCGAGGGAACGGAGCGCGGTTTTGAGATGGAAGGCGGTTATGTCGTCGTCCATCTCCACCGCGATAACGAGGCTTTCCCGTGCGAGGTCTATAGCGTGGAGGAGGCGGCGATATTGTTCATCGCTCAAGTCCGTGTCTCGCATTGTTCTCGCAGTTCGCGGGGCCTTCGCTTCATCCACGGTCAGGGTGACAGGCTCCCGATCGTCATGGCCTTCGGCCTCTAGCTCGCTAATGTAATGCAGCGAATGGAGCGCGTGTTTCAGTTGGAAGGCTGATAGATCGTCGCCCAGCTCCGCCGCGATAGCGAGGCTTTCGCGCGTGAGGGCTATA includes:
- a CDS encoding zincin-like metallopeptidase domain-containing protein translates to MAEGKIPFHQRVADKLIEQLKQGTAPWQKPWEATGSSGLPFNPTTGKRYRGVNVLNLMSEGRADNRWLTYKQAAAQGAQVRKGEKGSLVQYWQFEEERVVRDESGKPVLDAEGRQRKEKVELERPRAFYAVVFNAEQIDGLAPIVTTTHEWNPVERAEAILRASGAKITEEAGDRAYYRPSTDSITLPLRSQFPSADRFYATALHELGHWTGHPNRLDRDLAHPFGSEGYAREELRAEIASLITGQELQIGHDPEQHAAYVGSWIKVLEEDPLEIVRAASDAEKIHTYVLALEQKQVQQVEQAHDHTQYFVSNENTLCYQQPGMAMLGVLASNIDGRNPINGPFYASPLDQIRPATREDFDRFRVTLPPDFQQAQEYRQNDLDEGDRLAVADMAKTVQAYEEWQNGPHFEGNEEADLVISDDLNMELDERIKAAFARPGLAAALNASGFTVERLTDHSGDRWAAAAGAVAAIGDPIPEPQQHYSDRTLRALIDKHGWEPVDSGGPMHTVRRQFEGVGPIGTMITPNGERNLMAGYSADSERRRYIALSLGPNQITDFDGRDQNPEDVARLVNLKAEQYADERRERQGLAPLYAVNSPPLGIAATDQRDAAPEPSTRTYLAVPYREKDEAKALGAKWDKAEKSWYVPAGANVEPFQKWLSSAVEAPAGDLGQSLPGERAQRPTAPEQPQEGQTMQETPRQAREYLAVPYGERTLAKANGAKWDAARKSWYAPEGADPEKLARWKIDNQPRQKEAKSPEVEFADAMKSLGLEVPAGHPMMDGKTHRVPAQGDGKGEVAGFYVAFTDGHPAGYIKNNRSGLDMRWKSTGYTLSEEEKARLNAEAATKREERERERAATYDATAERVQQRAAQCRQIEQATPYMERKGIAPTIGALASASDTTIHLPAIDTSGKHWTTQYIQEDGTKRFAKESHKESCFHVVNGGVTPQAALAALDKAPRIMIGEGYATMATVSSVVDHATVAAFDSGNLPAVAAALRERYPDKPIFIMGEDDQRVLEKFGYNPGKEKATQAAQAVNGVPVFPTFAPGEQQADPARFTDFNDLQQNSRLGREGAVRQIRAAIENPRQQEREAPRIKLDDERERKRSGPVIGDDQPAQRRSVRR